The nucleotide window GGTGGGCTTGTCTACCCCAAGCAAGGCTGCTGTTCCCCCGGTGACGCCGACGCCGCAGCCCACTGAGGAACCGCAGCCCCCGACTCCGGAGGGCTCCAAGCCCGCCTATGTGGCCTCCGTGGAGGCAGCCGGAGAGTCCAAGGGGCATGTGCTCGTTGGTGACTGGGACGGCGACGGCACCTTGACCTATGCCGTGCGCGTGGGCACCCGCGTGGTCTTCTACAACGAGAACCGCACGGACGCCCCCGTATACGCTTCGATCTCCATCGGCCGCCGCACCGACGAGGTGCTGGTGGGCGACTGGGACAATGACGGTAAGGACACGCTTGCGCTGCGGCGCGGCACCACGGTCCTCACCCAGAACCACCTGACCAGCACCGCCACCACTAAGGTGACGGTTGATGGAATCACCTCCCAGTCCAAGCTCATGGTCAAGCAGGAGCAGGGCAAAGCGGACGTGATCGTCGTCGTCAAGTGAGCGCCTGAGCCGACAGCCTTTGATCTTAGGCAACCACAGTCTGGGCCCGGTGGCCTCCCCAAGCGGGAGCCCACCGGGCCCAGCGCCATCCCCGCCGACATCGGGGGTGTTTGCTAGCGAACAGCTTCGGTGGCACTGCGACGGCGTCGTTGTGAAGCCACTAGGGTCGTCCTATGAGCACCACGGCAACCCGCGTCCGTCCGCAAGCGCCCATCAACGCCATCGTCTTTGACTACGGCAACGTTATGATCGTCTGGGACCCAAAGGGCGCGGTCTCCGGACGCATCCCCCTGGATGAGTGGGACGCATTCGTGGAGGGTGCTGACTTCCACGCGCTCAACCTGCGCTCCGACGCCGGGGACGACTTCGAGGACGTGATCGCTGACCTCACTGCAGCCCACCCTGAGCACCCTGAGTGGCCCACCATGATGCGCATCTACCGGGAGAACTTCGAGCACTCCATCATCGGTCACGTGCCCGGTACCATCGCCATCGTTCACGAGCTGTTGGACGCTGGCGTGCCTCTCTACCTGCTCTCCAACTTTGATGTGGAGCCATTTGAGTACGCCCGGCGCCTCGTACCTGAGCTTGAGCGCTTCCAGGGGCTGGTCATCTCTGCTGCGGAGCACCTGGCGAAGCCTGACCCCCAGCTCTACCGGGTGGCCCTGGAGCGTTACGATCTGGACCCAGCCACGACCCTGTTCATTGACGATTCCGCTGCAAATGTGGCCGCCGCCCGCAAGGTGGGTATGCAGGCTCTACAGTTCACTGGCGCCGGGAGCCTACGCGCAGAACTGACCGAGTTGGGCCTGATCCCCGGTCCTGCGGAGTTGCCCCCGATCACGCCCGTAAACTGAGGCCATGCGAGTCCTCTTTGCCGGAACCCCCGCCGTCGCCCTGCCTGTACTGCAAACTCTTATGGCCAGCAGTGAGCATGAGGTGGTGGGTGTGCTCACTCGCGCAGACGCTCGCAAGGGTCGGGGCCACACCCTGCACCCCTCACCTGTAGCCGCTGTAGCCCGGTCGGCTGGACTGGCTGTCCGCACCCCCAAGACCCTGCAGGAGGCTGAGGTCCAGGACTGGA belongs to Actinomyces trachealis and includes:
- a CDS encoding HAD family hydrolase gives rise to the protein MSTTATRVRPQAPINAIVFDYGNVMIVWDPKGAVSGRIPLDEWDAFVEGADFHALNLRSDAGDDFEDVIADLTAAHPEHPEWPTMMRIYRENFEHSIIGHVPGTIAIVHELLDAGVPLYLLSNFDVEPFEYARRLVPELERFQGLVISAAEHLAKPDPQLYRVALERYDLDPATTLFIDDSAANVAAARKVGMQALQFTGAGSLRAELTELGLIPGPAELPPITPVN